From Pseudomonas putida, one genomic window encodes:
- a CDS encoding DUF2878 domain-containing protein, which yields MSRTWLVANAVGLQAGWWVCVLGAHTPWLLALVPLGLALHLGYCHERRAEARALLAVGFAGCLLDSILGALGVFAFAQWPLPGWLALMWLVLASGLRHSLAWATHPLWLGALLGLFGGPLAYLAGARLAGVELPMGPMPTALLLAAVWAVAFPLMLRLARAT from the coding sequence ATGTCCCGTACCTGGCTTGTCGCCAACGCCGTAGGGTTGCAGGCTGGCTGGTGGGTGTGTGTACTCGGCGCCCACACGCCCTGGTTGCTTGCGCTGGTACCGTTGGGCCTGGCGCTGCACTTGGGTTATTGCCATGAGCGCCGGGCAGAAGCGCGTGCGCTGCTGGCGGTAGGGTTTGCAGGTTGCCTGCTGGACAGCATCTTGGGGGCGCTGGGGGTATTCGCGTTTGCCCAGTGGCCCCTGCCCGGCTGGCTGGCCCTGATGTGGCTGGTATTGGCCAGCGGTTTACGCCACAGCCTGGCTTGGGCTACCCACCCACTATGGCTCGGGGCGCTGCTGGGACTGTTCGGTGGGCCGTTGGCCTACCTGGCCGGGGCGCGGCTGGCCGGTGTGGAACTGCCGATGGGGCCCATGCCTACCGCCCTGCTGCTGGCAGCGGTCTGGGCGGTGGCATTTCCGTTGATGCTACGCCTGGCAAGAGCAACCTGA
- a CDS encoding DUF3833 domain-containing protein, with the protein MRRILLLVGCLLLASCGNVEVDHYAREKPALDLVTFFSVPVQAWGIFQNRSGEVVKRFDVRIDSRREGDRLILDEHFVYSDGTRQQRTWTLTPDGPGRWRGRAGDVIGEARGEVAGNALHWRYRLDLPVDGRHWEMDIDDWMYLMDEDTLINRSSMRKLGVEVGQITLFFRRLPTAVP; encoded by the coding sequence ATGCGAAGAATCTTGCTACTGGTCGGCTGCCTGCTGCTGGCCAGCTGCGGCAATGTCGAAGTCGACCATTACGCCCGTGAAAAACCCGCGCTGGACCTGGTCACATTCTTTTCCGTGCCGGTGCAGGCTTGGGGCATTTTCCAGAATCGCTCGGGGGAGGTGGTCAAACGCTTCGATGTGCGCATCGACAGCCGCCGCGAAGGGGACCGGCTGATTCTTGACGAGCACTTCGTGTACAGCGACGGTACGCGTCAGCAACGCACCTGGACCCTGACCCCGGACGGCCCCGGGCGCTGGCGCGGGCGTGCGGGCGATGTGATCGGCGAAGCCCGCGGCGAGGTTGCGGGCAATGCTTTGCACTGGCGCTACCGCCTGGACCTGCCGGTCGACGGCCGGCATTGGGAAATGGACATCGATGACTGGATGTACCTGATGGATGAGGACACCCTGATCAACCGCTCGAGCATGCGCAAGCTGGGTGTGGAGGTTGGGCAGATCACCTTGTTCTTCCGCCGCCTGCCAACGGCTGTGCCGTGA
- a CDS encoding chalcone isomerase family protein has protein sequence MAMRSSISALNLFVLTVALTALPPAVADWRPAVPDARTVGSGEFTWFGLRVYTARLWSAGSPQGWNEPFALELRYHRELSRDTLVQASLDEMRRLSDRPLAEATLERWAQAMNGAFVDVRPGTRITGVYLPGQGSRFYVDGQLRREIADPAFARAFFGIWLDPRARDPQLRQRLLGLAGNEPGD, from the coding sequence ATGGCCATGCGCAGCTCTATCTCAGCCCTGAATCTGTTCGTGCTTACCGTGGCGCTTACCGCCTTGCCACCCGCCGTGGCGGACTGGCGGCCAGCGGTGCCGGACGCACGCACCGTGGGCAGCGGTGAGTTCACCTGGTTCGGCCTGCGTGTCTATACCGCCCGTTTGTGGAGCGCCGGCTCACCGCAGGGTTGGAATGAGCCGTTTGCCCTGGAGCTTCGCTACCACCGGGAGCTGTCACGCGACACGCTGGTGCAGGCCAGCCTCGATGAAATGCGTCGCCTCAGCGACCGTCCTCTGGCCGAGGCCACGCTTGAGCGTTGGGCACAGGCGATGAACGGGGCGTTCGTCGATGTGCGCCCAGGCACGCGCATCACCGGGGTGTACCTGCCGGGGCAGGGCAGTCGGTTCTATGTCGATGGCCAACTGCGTCGCGAAATCGCCGACCCGGCATTCGCCCGGGCATTTTTTGGTATCTGGCTGGACCCGCGTGCCCGTGACCCCCAACTGCGCCAGCGCCTGCTCGGCCTGGCCGGTAATGAACCAGGAGATTGA
- a CDS encoding MFS transporter, whose protein sequence is MPPIPPASMGSKIRDAFAVGKTRWGMLALVFFATTLNYIDRAALGIMQPMLAKDMSWTAMDYANINFWFQVGYAIGFLLQGRLIDNIGVKRAFFMAVLLWSLATGAHGLATSAAGFMVCRFILGLTEAANYPACVKTTRLWFPAGERAIATGLFNAGTNVGAMVTPALLPVILAAWGWQAAFIAMGCLGLVWVVFWGLKYFNPEEHPTVRQSELEYIQREAEPEAVRVPFSLIMRMRGTWAFAVAFAITAPVFWFYLYWLPPFLNQQYNLGISVTQMGIPLILIWLTADFGSIGGGILSSWLIGRGVRAIRARLISMLIFACTMISVTFAANASGLWVAVLAIAVAVGAHQAWTANIWSLLMDYTPKHLISTVFGFGSMCAAIGGMFMTQIVGTVLTVTNNNYAVLFTMIPAMYFIALVWLYFMAPRKVEAA, encoded by the coding sequence ATGCCTCCTATTCCCCCTGCTTCCATGGGCAGCAAGATTCGCGACGCCTTCGCTGTCGGCAAGACGCGCTGGGGCATGCTTGCCCTGGTGTTCTTCGCCACCACACTCAATTACATCGACCGCGCCGCCCTCGGCATCATGCAGCCCATGCTGGCCAAGGACATGAGCTGGACGGCGATGGACTACGCCAACATCAACTTCTGGTTCCAGGTGGGTTACGCCATCGGCTTCCTGCTGCAGGGCCGGTTGATCGACAACATCGGCGTAAAACGCGCATTCTTCATGGCGGTACTGCTCTGGAGCCTGGCCACCGGGGCCCACGGCTTGGCCACATCGGCCGCAGGCTTCATGGTCTGCCGCTTCATCCTCGGCCTGACCGAGGCCGCCAACTACCCAGCCTGTGTGAAGACCACCCGGCTGTGGTTCCCCGCAGGTGAAAGAGCCATCGCCACCGGGCTGTTCAACGCCGGTACCAACGTTGGCGCGATGGTCACCCCGGCGCTGCTGCCAGTGATCCTGGCTGCCTGGGGCTGGCAGGCGGCCTTTATCGCCATGGGCTGCCTGGGGCTGGTCTGGGTGGTGTTCTGGGGCTTGAAATACTTCAACCCCGAAGAGCACCCCACCGTGCGCCAGAGCGAGCTGGAGTACATTCAGCGCGAGGCCGAGCCTGAGGCGGTACGTGTGCCCTTCAGCCTTATCATGCGCATGCGCGGTACCTGGGCCTTCGCCGTGGCGTTCGCGATCACCGCACCGGTGTTCTGGTTCTACCTGTACTGGCTGCCACCTTTTCTCAACCAGCAGTACAACCTGGGCATCAGCGTGACCCAGATGGGCATCCCGCTGATCCTGATCTGGCTAACGGCCGACTTCGGCAGCATTGGCGGCGGCATCCTTTCGTCCTGGCTCATAGGCCGTGGCGTACGCGCCATACGGGCCCGCCTGATATCGATGCTGATCTTCGCCTGCACCATGATCAGCGTGACCTTCGCCGCCAACGCCAGTGGCCTGTGGGTAGCGGTGCTCGCCATTGCCGTGGCGGTCGGCGCGCACCAGGCCTGGACGGCGAACATATGGAGCCTGCTGATGGATTACACGCCCAAGCACCTGATAAGCACGGTGTTCGGCTTTGGCAGCATGTGTGCGGCCATCGGCGGCATGTTCATGACGCAGATCGTCGGCACGGTGCTGACGGTTACCAATAACAACTACGCCGTGCTGTTCACCATGATCCCGGCGATGTACTTCATTGCACTGGTGTGGTTGTACTTCATGGCACCGCGCAAGGTGGAAGCGGCGTAA
- a CDS encoding TerC family protein, producing MEYLLELAASPTAWIALATLVAMEVVLGIDNLIFISILTNKLPVEYRSKARRIGISMALIMRLALLSTVAWIVQLTDPVFEVFGNAFSWKDVILIAGGLFLLWKATKEIHENVDPHGAKEEAKVSSTVTLGFAAAIFQILLLDIVFSVDSIITAVGMTEHLPIMIIAVVTAVIVMMVAADPLANFINDNPTVVMLALGFLIMIGMTLIAEGFGAHVPKGYVYAAMAFSTAIEVLNILARRARMKREATEG from the coding sequence ATGGAATATTTGCTGGAACTCGCCGCAAGCCCCACCGCCTGGATAGCACTTGCCACGCTGGTGGCCATGGAAGTGGTACTGGGCATCGATAACCTGATCTTCATCTCGATCCTGACCAACAAGTTGCCGGTCGAATACCGCTCCAAGGCACGCCGGATCGGTATCAGCATGGCCTTGATCATGCGCTTGGCGCTGCTCAGCACGGTGGCGTGGATCGTTCAGTTGACCGACCCGGTGTTCGAAGTGTTCGGTAATGCCTTCTCCTGGAAGGACGTGATCCTGATTGCCGGTGGCCTGTTCCTGCTGTGGAAAGCGACCAAGGAAATCCATGAGAACGTCGACCCGCACGGCGCCAAGGAAGAAGCCAAGGTGTCCTCCACAGTCACCCTGGGCTTCGCTGCCGCGATCTTCCAGATCCTGTTGCTGGACATCGTGTTCTCGGTTGACAGCATCATCACCGCTGTGGGCATGACCGAGCACCTGCCGATCATGATCATTGCCGTGGTCACTGCCGTGATCGTGATGATGGTGGCCGCTGACCCGTTGGCGAACTTCATCAACGACAACCCGACCGTAGTCATGCTGGCCTTGGGCTTCCTGATCATGATCGGCATGACCTTGATCGCTGAAGGTTTCGGTGCCCATGTGCCCAAAGGGTATGTGTATGCGGCAATGGCCTTCTCGACGGCGATCGAAGTGCTCAACATCCTGGCCCGCCGCGCACGCATGAAGCGTGAAGCGACCGAAGGCTGA